The following proteins come from a genomic window of Brevibacillus antibioticus:
- a CDS encoding DUF1259 domain-containing protein: MANKAKAKVSPQFKRLCNRFGKILGGESEIDSGPVCFVMRLTNLRETILGRRTLSPLVRAQMFSFESLDKSGRALCLGETAVHQNQVNRLMSNLRKRGIKVTALHNHWLKENPRLMYMHWEAIENPIVFARKTKESIAFLG; this comes from the coding sequence ATGGCGAATAAAGCGAAAGCGAAGGTTAGCCCCCAATTCAAAAGGCTCTGTAACCGATTTGGAAAAATATTAGGGGGTGAGTCGGAAATTGATAGTGGGCCTGTTTGTTTTGTCATGCGGCTTACAAATCTTCGAGAAACCATCTTAGGAAGACGTACGCTTTCCCCTTTAGTTCGAGCTCAAATGTTTTCGTTTGAATCCCTTGATAAGTCAGGTCGTGCCCTTTGTTTGGGCGAGACTGCCGTTCACCAAAATCAAGTGAACCGCTTGATGTCGAATCTCCGCAAACGTGGGATAAAAGTGACGGCACTTCACAACCACTGGCTAAAAGAAAATCCGCGCTTAATGTATATGCATTGGGAAGCGATAGAGAATCCTATCGTATTCGCCAGGAAAACCAAAGAGTCCATCGCATTCCTGGGTTAA
- a CDS encoding DUF1259 domain-containing protein, whose protein sequence is MGKVKAKAKASPQFRRLCNRFSAILGGTEHEITRGPVCFVSRNRVFNASILGRKTTSPLVRYQLFSFESLNSSGRALCLGETALFQNQVNRLLSNLRKNGIKVTAVHNHWLFDNPRLMYIHWESIDNPIAFARKVKRSIAFLG, encoded by the coding sequence ATGGGCAAAGTAAAGGCAAAAGCAAAGGCAAGTCCCCAATTTAGAAGACTGTGTAACCGATTTTCTGCCATTTTAGGTGGAACAGAGCATGAAATTACAAGAGGTCCCGTTTGTTTCGTCTCCAGAAATAGAGTATTCAATGCATCCATATTAGGCAGAAAAACCACATCCCCATTGGTCCGCTATCAATTGTTCTCATTCGAATCCTTGAACAGTTCAGGACGTGCACTATGTCTAGGGGAAACGGCTCTCTTCCAAAACCAAGTAAACCGTTTGCTGTCAAACCTTCGCAAAAACGGGATAAAGGTAACAGCAGTCCATAATCACTGGCTCTTTGACAACCCGCGTCTTATGTATATTCATTGGGAGTCGATTGATAATCCCATTGCATTCGCCAGAAAAGTGAAGCGTTCTATCGCTTTTTTGGGTTAA